The following coding sequences lie in one Arachis stenosperma cultivar V10309 chromosome 5, arast.V10309.gnm1.PFL2, whole genome shotgun sequence genomic window:
- the LOC130981895 gene encoding ferredoxin C 1, chloroplastic — MAALHFTPTPLKPSFTLLKQNHPTTTKLNSVRPRLASRSSFIVRSYKVLIEHQGQSTHLEVEPDETILSKAIDSGLDVPHDCKLGVCMTCPARLLSGSVDQSDGMLSDDVVDRGYALLCAAYPRSDCHIRIIPEDELLSLQLATSND, encoded by the coding sequence ATGGCAGCTCTTCACTTCACTCCAACTCCGCTCAAACCATCCTTTACTCTTCTGAAACAAAACCACCCTACCACCACCAAGCTCAACAGTGTGCGGCCACGCCTTGCTTCACGTTCATCATTCATTGTGCGGTCCTATAAAGTGTTGATTGAGCATCAGGGGCAGTCCACCCATCTTGAAGTGGAACCTGATGAGACCATACTCTCGAAGGCAATCGACTCTGGCTTGGATGTCCCCCATGATTGCAAGCTTGGTGTCTGCATGACTTGCCCTGCTCGTCTTCTTAGTGGCTCTGTTGATCAGAGCGATGGTATGCTCAGCGATGATGTCGTCGACCGCGGCTATGCCCTCTTGTGTGCTGCCTACCCTCGCTCCGATTGCCATATTAGGATTATCCCGGAGGATGAGCTCCTCTCCCTCCAATTGGCCACCTCCAATGACTAA
- the LOC130981893 gene encoding uncharacterized protein LOC130981893, which yields MMVFFLAIRAASLYNQRFLLRKSSFWFKYLTAIPNKDDGHGAATVPPFESSPTLHLSPFLSNFDHPPSGYNIELVDGDAWGVSSGVAQAWPGRHSARSAATTFAHHGIDEPVDCNSSRFEDDMDLEDIDNMRVRGNLFYKLERSSKEFEEYNLDFQRKKSSKKKDEKKENTKEAKKAKECPNPNVTSNSKDKLPKDHIATRSRIVMARLDEIKDVSPENKRQRTPTFNQLTGPYHEPFCLDIYISKGSVRASIVHRVTSKVVAVAHSISKDMKFDLASTKNKTTCAAVGAILAQRALADDIHDVIYTPRKGEKLEGKLHIVLKSIIDNGINVKVKIKQRFRRSIKPHST from the coding sequence ATGATGGTGTTCTTCCTCGCAATAAGAGCTGCTTCCTTATACAACCAACGTTTTCTGTTAAGAAAATCCAGTTTCTGGTTCAAGTATCTCACCGCCATTCCCAATAAGGATGATGGCCATGGAGCTGCAACTGTGCCACCTTTTGAGAGCTCCCCTACCCTTCATCTTTCACCATTTTTATCCAATTTTGATCACCCTCCAAGTGGATATAACATTGAGCTTGTAGATGGTGATGCTTGGGGTGTCTCATCTGGGGTGGCACAAGCCTGGCCAGGAAGGCATTCAGCTAGATCAGCAGCTACTACATTTGCACACCATGGTATTGATGAACCTGTTGATTGTAACTCCTCTCGTTTTGAGGATGACATGGATTTGGAAGATATAGATAACATGAGGGTTCGCGGGAATCTGTTCTATAAGCTCGAGCGCAGTTCCAAGGAGTTTGAAGAGTATAATTTAGATTTTCAACGCAAGAAATCTTCCAAGAAGAAAGACGAAAAGAAGGAAAACACTAAGGAAGCAAAGAAAGCTAAGGAGTGTCCAAATCCAAATGTGACTTCCAATTCCAAAGATAAGCTTCCGAAAGATCATATCGCAACAAGAAGCAGAATTGTTATGGCCCGGTTGGATGAAATTAAAGATGTTTCTCCTGAGAACAAGAGGCAGAGGACTCCCACTTTTAACCAGCTTACGGGTCCTTATCATGAACCATTTTGCTTGGATATTTACATATCTAAAGGCTCTGTTCGTGCTAGCATTGTTCATAGGGTAACTAGCAAGGTTGTTGCAGTGGCACATTCCATTTCTAAGGATATGAAGTTTGACCTGGCTTCTACCAAGAACAAGACCACCTGTGCTGCTGtgggtgccattctggctcagagaGCATTGGCTGATGATATTCATGACGTGATTTACACTCCAAGAAAAGGAGAAAAGCTCGAGGGAAAGCTTCATATTGTTCTCAAGTCTATCATTGACAATGGCATTAATGTGAAGGTAAAGATCAAGCAAAGATTCAGGAGATCAATTAAACCCCATTCTACCTAG
- the LOC130981894 gene encoding uncharacterized protein LOC130981894, which translates to MEEDKGATILVTNDDGIDAPGLRALVHSLVATNLFKIQVCAPDSEKSAVSHSITWLHPIAAKQVHIDGTTAFAVSGTPADCTSLGISKALFPTVPDLVVSGINKGSNCGYHIVYSGTVAGAREAFFNGIPAISVSYDWVKGKSNVHDFTLAAQACVPIISAVLVEIKNQSFPQRCFLNIDVPNNAANHKGYKLTKQGNSIVRMGWKQVTSETEERKMSSDMTNIDTETPKDTRTSSVSSEQLLFAREVRGYVLDHEDTDHKSLQEGYITVTPLAALSPAEVDCQAYFREWLQSVTELPSSSAL; encoded by the exons aTGGAAGAGGATAAGGGAGCAACAATTCTGGTGACGAACGACGACGGAATCGATGCTCCTGGCTTGCGAGCTTTGGTTCACTCTCTTGTCGCCACCAATCTCTTCAAAATTCAAGTTTGCGCTCCTGATAG TGAGAAGTCAGCAGTTAGCCACAGCATCACTTGGCTCCACCCGATAGCTGCAAAGCAAGTACACATTGACGGAACCACCGCCTTCGCCGTCTCCG GGACTCCTGCTGATTGTACTTCGCTCGGAATTTCAAAAGCACTCTTTCCTACGGTACCTGATCTG GTAGTCAGTGGCATAAACAAGGGTAGCAACTGTGGCTATCACAT TGTTTACTCGGGCACTGTAGCAGGAGCTCGCGAGGCTTTTTTCAATGGTATACCTGCTATCTCTGTTTCATATGACTG GGTTAAGGGAAAGAGTAATGTACATGACTTCACTCTTGCTGCACAAGCATGCGTACCTATCATAAGTGCTGTACTGGTTGAGATAAAGAACCAAAGCTTCCCTCAAAGATGTTTCTTGAATATAGATGTGCCAAACAATGCTGCTAATCATAAG GGTTACAAGCTGACTAAGCAGGGTAATAGTATTGTAAGAATGGGATGGAAGCAGGTCACCTCTGAGACAGAAGAACGAAAAATGTCATCTGATATGACCAATATAGATACAGAAACACCTAAGGATACTCGCACATCATCTGTATCATCAGAACAACTTTTATTTGCGAGAGAG GTAAGAGGTTATGTACTTGATCATGAGGATACAGATCACAAATCTCTACAGGAAGGATAT ATTACTGTGACTCCCCTTGCTGCTCTCTCACCAGCGGAGGTCGATTGTCAGGCCTATTTTAGAGAATGGCTACAAAGTGTCACTGAACTCCCCTCTTCATCAGCTTTATAA
- the LOC130978960 gene encoding uncharacterized protein LOC130978960, producing MGFEKEKKDRVDWSYDWVSEDVKSRVSLFCDEVAVREVDANMIVRAGSGVKVELLPCSVEDRIFHRELGFGFFYMHSCVVEELRVRLPFTDFECQILKQLNCAPSQLHPNGWAFMRSFEVLMEYLEEPPSVSLFFCLFQAKGVWKGGWVNFNSTPGFAIFKLYKSSFKDFKEMYFKVRSSEEQFPFYIDENLGEKFPLFWCSEPQNILGPEVISPRNECLIEYLVKNVDRKDLISMYELLKWEDDKVAVVEYLGGKYPGVSAASLRSRFKSKNLDKEVSSSNAEKVVGGAEVSQPRQGRRKVIAKKRKGSELVELSDDSDGKELAVPLEEIHAFMGNQKRLHEMSEESEAFSVWGKEYPYMAVVDEYCQSSADVTLAKEVGDMAIGQYMQVVGLRLASLGRSQELKYKGVVAEKGEIPVLKEELVKYKKLAAELQGRLTETEKLLKETKESYSKDVEDLKKKESDLVSLQSRLIEVTAQFKDMEKKKADEILDSFVEGFERARLQVKFLVPDADLSSMDPGKIVRDGQLVEDEGDAEGEADNV from the exons ATGGGTtttgagaaagagaaaaaggataGGGTGGATTGGTCTTACGACTGGGTGAGTGAAGATGTTAAATCACGGGTGTCTCTTTTCTGTGATGAGGTGGCGGTGAGGGAGGTTGATGCGAATATGATAGTGAGGGCAGGTTCTGGGGTGAAGGTGGAATTGTTGCCATGTAGTGTGGAGGATAGGATTTTTCATCGAGAGTTGGGGTTTGGTTTCTTTTACATGCATAGTTGCGTAGTTGAAGAGTTGCGAGTGAGGCTTCCGTTTACGGATTTTGAGTGTCAGATTCTGAAACAACTTAACTGTGCTCCCTCTCAGCTTCATCCTAATGGATGGGCTTTCATGAGATCTTTTGAAGTCTTGATGGAATATTTAGAGGAACCGCCATCTGTTTcgttattcttttgtttgtttcaaGCTAAAGGGGTGTGGAAAGGGGGGTGGGTTAATTTTAATAGTACTCCGGGCTTTGCTATCTTCAAACTGTATAAGTCTTCTTTCAAAGATTTCAAAGAGATGTATTTTAAGGTTAGAAGTTCGGAGGAGCAATTTCCGTTTTATATAGATGAGAATCTTGGCGAAAAGTTTCCTTTGTTTTGGTGCTCGGAGCCGCAAAATATACTCGGCCCAGAGGTGATATCTCCGAGGAATGAGTGTTTAATAGAATATTTGGTGAAAAATGTTGATCGAAAAGATTTGATATCAATGTATGAGTTGCTGAAGTGGGAGGATGATAAAGTTGCTGTTGTAGAGTATCTAG GTGGGAAGTATCCAGGTGTTTCTGCGGCATCGTTAAGGAGTCGGTTTAAGAGTAAGAATCTGGATAAGGAGGTATCTTCGTCAAATGCTGAGAAGGTTGTTGGGGGTGCCGAGGTTTCGCAGCCCCGTCAAGGTCGGAGGAAGGTGATTgcgaagaaaagaaaaggatcTGAACTTGTGGAGCTATCAGATGATTCAGATGGAAAAGAGTTAGCTGTCCCTCTAGAAGAGATACATGCTTTTATGGGAAATCAGAAAAGGCTTCATGAGATGTCTGAAGAAAGTGAAGCTTTTTCAGTTTGGGGAAAGGAGTATCCTTACATGGCTGTTGTGGACGAGTATTGTCAATCGTCGGCTGATGTAACTCTTGCTAAAGAAGTGGGGGATATGGCTATTGGACAATACATGCAG GTTGTTGGGTTGCGGCTTGCAAGCCTTGGGCGAAGTCAGGAGTTGAAATATAAGGGGGTTGTTGCGGAAAAGGGGGAGATACCTGTTTTGAAGGAAGAGCTGgttaaatataaaaaacttGCTGCCGAACTTCAAGGTCGTTTAACCGAGACAGAGAAGTTATTGAAAGAGACTAAGGAAAGTTATTCCAAGGATGTTgaggacttgaagaaaaaggagAGTGACTTGGTAAGCTTGCAAAGTCGCCTGATTGAGGTAACCGCTCAGTTCAAGGatatggagaagaagaaggcgGATGAGATATTGGATTCATTTGTTGAGGGTTTCGAAAGGGCAAGGTTGCAAGTGAAGTTTCTGGTTCCGGATGCCGATCTTTCTAGCATGGATCCTGGGAAAATTGTTCGAGATGGGCAGCTTGTTGAAGATGAGGGGGATGCAGAGGGCGAGGCTGATAATGTTTAG
- the LOC130979787 gene encoding uncharacterized protein LOC130979787, with the protein MGKKEQQQKQRDTAKVEAVLELIRKQTQLTVKQEKFCNYACVERFLKQKGDNVKRAAKQLKSCLSWRDSIGTENLIADEFSAELADGLAYVAGHDDQSRPVMIFRIKQDYQKIHSQKWLTRLLVFTIEVAISVMPKNAEQFVILLDASFYRSASAFMNLLLAALKIVGDYYPGRLYKAFVIDPPSLFAYIWKGVRAFVELSAATTVVSSLDYEESLEYNDFAAYHPRASSLRFDHSTIQSTAKVGSCSSSRFAFTVSQSFDSLKPWYLSMADTSASKVGPTSPSPMMGQARISPLNARSFSFASPASRTPRGDATIHAARLARKSLFPSTPLPQRVTPRDPSVKAAMPRTPRASFLQSPATFFRREGHVSRGEKCRESFVAYLKFYRRPYDEMVYRSKMRPPLGGLISIVSPHIRRRHVSLSQRY; encoded by the exons ATGGGGAAGAAAGAGCAGCAGCAGAAGCAGAGAGACACAGCAAAAGTTGAAGCGGTTCTTGAGCTCATCAGAAAACAAACCCAACTCACTGTTAAGCAG GAGAAGTTCTGCAACTATGCTTGTGTGGAACGCTTTCTGAAACAAAAGGGTGACAATGTCAAACGAGCTGCCAAGCAACTCAAGTCTTGCCTTTCTTGGAGAGACTCCATAGGCACCG AGAATTTGATAGCAGATGAATTCTCAGCTGAACTGGCTGATGGTTTGGCTTATGTGGCTGGCCATGACGACCAATCCAGGCCAGTTATG ATTTTTCGGATAAAGCAAGACTACCAAAAGATACATTCTCAAAAATG gCTTACTCGGTTGTTGGTGTTCACAATAGAGGTAGCCATTTCGGTGATGCCTAAAAACGCAGAACAATTTGTGATTTTGTTGGATGCAA GCTTTTACAGATCCGCATCTGCTTTTATGAACTTGCTGCTGGCAGCGCTGAAAATAGTGGGCGACTACTACCCAGGCAGACTCTATAAAGCATTTGTCATAGACCCTCCTTCTCTCTTTGCTTACATCTGGAAG GGTGTTCGTGCCTTCGTGGAGCTATCAGCAGCAACCACGGTGGTATCATCGTTGGATTACGAAGAGTCGCTGGAATACAACGACTTCGCAGCATATCACCCGCGAGCCTCGTCCCTCCGATTCGACCACTCCACGATCCAATCAACGGCCAAGGTTGGCTCATGTTCCTCCTCGCGCTTCGCCTTCACCGTCTCCCAATCATTTGACTCGCTCAAGCCGTGGTACCTCAGCATGGCAGACACGTCAGCATCCAAAGTTGGGCCCACCAGCCCATCTCCTATGATGGGCCAGGCCCGCATCTCCCCACTCAATGCTCGCTCCTTCTCATTTGCATCTCCAGCTTCCAGGACGCCACGTGGCGACGCCACCATCCATGCCGCCAGGCTCGCCAGGAAGTCGCTGTTCCCGTCGACTCCTCTGCCGCAGCGCGTGACGCCGAGAGATCCGAGCGTGAAGGCGGCGATGCCACGAACTCCGCGGGCGTCGTTTCTGCAGTCGCCGGCGACGTTCTTCCGGAGAGAGGGACACGTGAGCAGAGGAGAGAAGTGCCGGGAATCGTTCGTGGCTTACTTGAAGTTCTACCGTAGACCCTACGACGAGATGGTGTACAGGTCAAAGATGCGACCCCCACTGGGTGGACTCATTTCCATCGTCTCTCCTCACATCAGGCGCCGCCACGTGTCACTCTCTCAACGATACTGA